In Mercurialis annua linkage group LG5, ddMerAnnu1.2, whole genome shotgun sequence, a single genomic region encodes these proteins:
- the LOC126681403 gene encoding pollen-specific leucine-rich repeat extensin-like protein 2: MPPQPRPEHVYPIPEPLFFHTEVAGTSDIPQADYWERQHYGSTSGATPQASYPQFQVPPASMPYVDSFFGDTTFTTTQDPPGPSESQVPPAPMPYSDSSFRHTTFANTRDPFAPSDSQVRQPPIPSFHSYLGEMGYTPLGTPAQPESDQSWPAPPTHSDVPWRTSTESDFIEQLFYYPAAPTVGQASSSHQVPPSGSPQAQDPSQMYFSITEPWCSGADLSADPFSGDRFQHFTPPGFTLYPNITSQDLRDTTPAPVIEQPHQSADEDSDDSEDNDDSDNSDEGDGGDYNPVTDTSRHRRTQQGYDMRTRMRKPARYRD, from the exons ATGCCTCCACAGCCTCGTCCAGAGCATGTGTACCCTATCCCAGAGCCATTATTTTTTCACACAGAGGTGGCGGGTACCTCAGACATACCGCAGGCGGACTACTGGGAAAGACAACATTACGGGTCAACCTCCGGGGCGACACCCCAAGCATCATATCCACAG TTTCAGGTCCCGCCTGCGTCGATGCCGTACGTTGACTCATTTTTTGGAGATACGACCTTTACGACCACTCAGGATCCACCAGGGCCATCTGAGTCACAG GTCCCCCCGGCGCCGATGCCGTATAGTGACTCATCTTTTAGACATACGACATTTGCCAACACTCGAGATCCTTTTGCGCCATCTGATTCACAG GTTCGCCAGCCGCCGATTCCGTCTTTCCATTCATATCTGGGAGAGATGGGATATACTCCACTAGGTACGCCGGCTCAACCAGAGTCAGATCAGTCATGGCCTGCACCGCCGACGCATTCAGATGTCCCATGGCGTACGTCGACAGAGTCGGATTTCATTGAACAGTTGTTCTACTATCCCGCCGCACCTACTGTAGGACAGGCGTCATCGTCACATCAGGTACCACCTTCTGGGTCGCCTCAGGCTCAAGATCCTTCGCAAATGTATTTCTCGATTACGGAGCCGTGGTGCTCTGGTGCAGATCTGTCTGCTGATCCGTTTTCCGGTGATCGGTTTCAGCATTTTACGCCTCCTGGTTTTACCCTGTATCCGAACATCACCTCGCAGGATCTGCGAGACACTACTCCAGCTCCAGTTATAGAACAGCCACACCAGTCTGCAGACGAAGACAGTGACGATTCAGAAGACAACGACGATTCTGATAACAGTGACGAGGGTGACGGTGGCGACTATAACCCTGTGACTGATACCTCACGTCACCGACGCACTCAGCAGGGTTATGACATGAGAACCCGCATGCGGAAACCGGCTCGATATCGTGACTAG